The following proteins are encoded in a genomic region of Saccharopolyspora antimicrobica:
- a CDS encoding cupin domain-containing protein produces MPDIESTNAEREPRSNAWQSALTVLQEAEPPFIPSSAHVMTVVIEFPPGDPGTPPHRHSGPAFGYVLDGEMVFELEGEPARVVRAGEAFWEPGGDVIHYQDGNNRDDVPVRFAVTMLCEPGKPMLSLVDEEELDRRKDRRA; encoded by the coding sequence ATGCCCGACATCGAGTCGACGAACGCGGAGCGGGAACCGCGATCGAACGCGTGGCAGTCCGCGCTCACCGTGCTGCAGGAGGCAGAACCCCCGTTCATCCCGTCCAGCGCGCACGTGATGACCGTCGTCATCGAGTTCCCGCCGGGCGATCCCGGCACCCCGCCGCACCGGCATTCCGGTCCGGCCTTCGGCTACGTGCTCGACGGCGAGATGGTATTCGAACTCGAAGGCGAGCCCGCGCGCGTCGTCCGGGCCGGTGAGGCGTTCTGGGAGCCGGGCGGCGATGTCATCCACTACCAGGACGGCAACAATCGCGACGACGTCCCGGTGCGTTTCGCGGTCACCATGCTCTGCGAGCCGGGCAAACCGATGCTCTCCCTCGTGGACGAGGAAGAGCTCGACCGGCGGAAGGACCGCCGGGCCTGA
- a CDS encoding SDR family oxidoreductase yields the protein MKIAVIGGTGLIGSQVVEILKAGGHEAVPHSPSTGLDLLSGRGLREALDGADVVVNLTNSPAFDESSLEFFRKTMDNLLAAAGAAGTGHAVVLSIVGADQVPDLAYYRAKVLQEDILKAGPVPYSIVRATQFFEFVDAVLSWTADDNEVRLPATRVQPMAAADVARAVADVAAGAPLQGTRNVAGPEVFALDELGRITLAARDDRRAVVTDDSAGMFAAASGDALIAKEDAVIAGTTYREWLAR from the coding sequence ATGAAGATCGCTGTCATCGGTGGAACCGGGCTCATCGGATCGCAGGTGGTCGAGATCCTGAAGGCGGGCGGGCACGAGGCGGTGCCGCACTCGCCGTCCACCGGACTGGACCTGCTCAGCGGTCGGGGCTTGCGCGAAGCGCTGGACGGGGCCGACGTCGTCGTCAACCTGACGAACTCGCCGGCCTTCGACGAGTCCTCGCTCGAGTTCTTCCGGAAGACCATGGACAACCTGCTGGCGGCCGCCGGGGCCGCAGGCACCGGTCACGCGGTCGTCCTCTCGATCGTGGGCGCCGACCAGGTGCCGGACCTGGCCTACTACCGCGCCAAGGTGCTCCAGGAGGACATCCTCAAAGCCGGTCCCGTGCCTTACTCGATCGTGCGCGCCACCCAGTTCTTCGAGTTCGTGGACGCGGTGCTGTCCTGGACCGCCGACGACAACGAGGTCCGCCTGCCCGCCACGCGCGTCCAGCCCATGGCCGCGGCCGACGTCGCCCGTGCCGTGGCCGACGTCGCCGCGGGCGCTCCGCTGCAGGGCACCCGCAACGTGGCCGGGCCCGAGGTCTTCGCGCTCGACGAGCTGGGCCGGATCACCCTCGCCGCCCGGGACGACCGCCGCGCAGTCGTCACCGACGACAGCGCGGGCATGTTCGCCGCAGCGTCGGGCGATGCCCTGATCGCGAAGGAAGATGCCGTCATCGCTGGGACGACCTATCGCGAGTGGCTCGCGCGCTGA